One Candidatus Obscuribacterales bacterium DNA window includes the following coding sequences:
- a CDS encoding HepT-like ribonuclease domain-containing protein → MRREAERLQDILEAIAAIEQYTRQGRQTFDEQELIQVWVVHHLQIIGEAANLLSADLINQYQEVPWAQIVAFRNIVVHEYFQVSLNLVWSIVQNNLPLLKVTVERMVQEL, encoded by the coding sequence ATGAGGCGTGAGGCAGAGCGGCTACAGGATATTCTGGAGGCGATCGCTGCGATCGAGCAATATACCCGTCAAGGACGGCAAACATTTGATGAACAAGAGTTAATTCAGGTTTGGGTAGTGCATCATCTTCAGATTATTGGAGAGGCAGCAAATTTGTTGTCGGCTGATTTGATAAATCAGTATCAGGAGGTGCCATGGGCACAAATTGTAGCGTTTAGAAATATTGTGGTACATGAGTATTTCCAGGTATCACTGAATTTGGTCTGGTCGATTGTTCAGAATAATTTGCCGCTGTTAAAGGTGACCGTGGAAAGGATGGTTCAGGAGCTTTGA
- a CDS encoding nucleotidyltransferase domain-containing protein: MTNKTGLGIKELLYDRRSQILAIAEKHGAYNVRVFGSVARGEATDKSDIDFLVDYDLENITPWFPGGLLLDLEQLLNRKVDIATVDMLKEQIRDRVLREAVTL; this comes from the coding sequence ATGACAAACAAGACGGGCTTAGGCATCAAGGAGCTGCTGTACGATAGGCGATCGCAGATTCTGGCGATCGCTGAAAAGCATGGCGCTTATAACGTGCGAGTGTTTGGCTCAGTGGCACGGGGGGAAGCAACTGACAAGAGTGATATTGATTTTTTGGTGGATTACGATTTGGAGAACATCACACCTTGGTTTCCAGGTGGGTTGTTGCTGGACTTAGAACAGCTTTTGAACCGCAAGGTGGATATCGCGACAGTGGACATGTTGAAGGAGCAGATTCGCGATCGCGTGTTGCGCGAGGCTGTGACGCTATGA